One part of the Raphanus sativus cultivar WK10039 chromosome 7, ASM80110v3, whole genome shotgun sequence genome encodes these proteins:
- the LOC108818155 gene encoding probable receptor-like protein kinase At1g80640 isoform X1, whose translation MRQIVITALVLLQASVLLHKFTCVVVLHNTQEESLAPHPSSSAFTPSFSPGYPQGEHKHHSDNMRLLISLVASFTLVGIFLLGFLLYWLVFNRRRNLKSSGCECGGIKFSRFLSSKTLDKRSTKQGVVSLIDYSMIEKGTNGFNESNFLGRGGFGCVYLATLENDVQAAVKKLDCVSDEAAKEFKCEVEILSKIQHPNIISLLGYSTNDTARFIVYELMPNVSLESHLHGPSRGLAITITWPMRMKIALDIARGLEYLHERCHPAIIHRDLKSSNILLDCNFNAKISDFGLAVVNGPKKKNLKLSGTVGYVAPEYLLDGQLTEKSDVYAFGVVLLELLLGKKPVEKLGPGECESIITWAMPYLTDRTKLPNVVDPVIKDTMDLKHLYQVAAVAVLCVQPEPSYRPLITDVLHSLIPLVPMELGGTLKTIRRSASMDHC comes from the exons atgaggCAAATTGTTATTACAGCACTTGTTTTACTACAAGCTTCTGTTCTTCTTCACAAATTCACATGTGTTGTTGTGCTCCACAATACACAAGAAGAATCTCTTGCTCCTCacccttcttcttctgctttcACTCCTTCCTTCTCTCCTG GATATCCACAGGGAGAGCATAAACACCATAGTGACAACATGAGACTGTTGATTTCACTTGTAGCTTCTTTTACCTTAGTTGGAATCTTCTTACTTGGCTTTCTGCTCTATTGGTTGGTTTTCAATAGGAGAAGAAACCTCAAGAGCTCAG GGTGTGAGTGTGGTGGAATCAAGTTCTCACGGTTCTTGTCTAGTAAAACATTGGACAAGAGATCTACAAAGCAGGGAGTGGTGTCGTTGATTGATTACAGTATGATAGAGAAGGGAACTAATGGTTTCAACGAGAGTAACTTTTTGGGTCGAGGTGGATTTGGATGCGTTTATTTAGCTACGCTAGAGAACGACGTTCAAGCTGCCGTTAAGAAGCTAGACTGTGTCAGTGATGAAGCAGCAAAAGAGTTTAAG TGTGAGGTTGAGATATTGAGTAAGATACAGCACCCGAATATAATCTCCCTATTGGGTTATAGCACCAATGATACCGCAAGATTCATCGTCTATGAGCTCATGCCAAATGTCTCTCTGGAATCTCACTTGCACG GACCTTCTCGGGGCTTAGCAATCACAATCACATGGCCTATGAGGATGAAGATTGCTCTTGATATAGCGAG GGGACTAGAATATTTACATGAACGTTGCCATCCGGCGATCATTCACAGAGACTTGAAATCTTCCAACATATTATTGGATTGTAATTTCAACGCTAAG ATTTCAGATTTTGGTCTTGCTGTTGTGAATGgaccaaagaagaagaacctTAAACTCTCAGGAACAGTTGGCTACGTTGCACCAGAGTATCTTCTTGACG GCCAATTGACAGAGAAGAGCGACGTGTATGCATTTGGAGTAGTGTTATTAGAGCTTTTACTTGGGAAAAAACCTGTTGAGAAGCTAGGTCCTGGTGAATGTGAATCCATCATCACTTGG GCAATGCCTTATCTCACTGATAGAACCAAGTTACCAAACGTGGTAGATCCTGTTATTAAAGACACCATGGACTTGAAACATCTTTACCAG GTAGCAGCAGTGGCGGTTTTGTGCGTGCAGCCAGAACCGAGTTATAGACCGTTGATTACAGACGTCTTGCATTCTCTTATACCTTTGGTTCCCATGGAACTTGGTGGAACCTTGAAAACCATCAGAAGATCTGCTTCCATGGATCACTGCTAA
- the LOC108818155 gene encoding probable receptor-like protein kinase At1g80640 isoform X2 — translation MRLLISLVASFTLVGIFLLGFLLYWLVFNRRRNLKSSGCECGGIKFSRFLSSKTLDKRSTKQGVVSLIDYSMIEKGTNGFNESNFLGRGGFGCVYLATLENDVQAAVKKLDCVSDEAAKEFKCEVEILSKIQHPNIISLLGYSTNDTARFIVYELMPNVSLESHLHGPSRGLAITITWPMRMKIALDIARGLEYLHERCHPAIIHRDLKSSNILLDCNFNAKISDFGLAVVNGPKKKNLKLSGTVGYVAPEYLLDGQLTEKSDVYAFGVVLLELLLGKKPVEKLGPGECESIITWAMPYLTDRTKLPNVVDPVIKDTMDLKHLYQVAAVAVLCVQPEPSYRPLITDVLHSLIPLVPMELGGTLKTIRRSASMDHC, via the exons ATGAGACTGTTGATTTCACTTGTAGCTTCTTTTACCTTAGTTGGAATCTTCTTACTTGGCTTTCTGCTCTATTGGTTGGTTTTCAATAGGAGAAGAAACCTCAAGAGCTCAG GGTGTGAGTGTGGTGGAATCAAGTTCTCACGGTTCTTGTCTAGTAAAACATTGGACAAGAGATCTACAAAGCAGGGAGTGGTGTCGTTGATTGATTACAGTATGATAGAGAAGGGAACTAATGGTTTCAACGAGAGTAACTTTTTGGGTCGAGGTGGATTTGGATGCGTTTATTTAGCTACGCTAGAGAACGACGTTCAAGCTGCCGTTAAGAAGCTAGACTGTGTCAGTGATGAAGCAGCAAAAGAGTTTAAG TGTGAGGTTGAGATATTGAGTAAGATACAGCACCCGAATATAATCTCCCTATTGGGTTATAGCACCAATGATACCGCAAGATTCATCGTCTATGAGCTCATGCCAAATGTCTCTCTGGAATCTCACTTGCACG GACCTTCTCGGGGCTTAGCAATCACAATCACATGGCCTATGAGGATGAAGATTGCTCTTGATATAGCGAG GGGACTAGAATATTTACATGAACGTTGCCATCCGGCGATCATTCACAGAGACTTGAAATCTTCCAACATATTATTGGATTGTAATTTCAACGCTAAG ATTTCAGATTTTGGTCTTGCTGTTGTGAATGgaccaaagaagaagaacctTAAACTCTCAGGAACAGTTGGCTACGTTGCACCAGAGTATCTTCTTGACG GCCAATTGACAGAGAAGAGCGACGTGTATGCATTTGGAGTAGTGTTATTAGAGCTTTTACTTGGGAAAAAACCTGTTGAGAAGCTAGGTCCTGGTGAATGTGAATCCATCATCACTTGG GCAATGCCTTATCTCACTGATAGAACCAAGTTACCAAACGTGGTAGATCCTGTTATTAAAGACACCATGGACTTGAAACATCTTTACCAG GTAGCAGCAGTGGCGGTTTTGTGCGTGCAGCCAGAACCGAGTTATAGACCGTTGATTACAGACGTCTTGCATTCTCTTATACCTTTGGTTCCCATGGAACTTGGTGGAACCTTGAAAACCATCAGAAGATCTGCTTCCATGGATCACTGCTAA
- the LOC108818157 gene encoding polynucleotide 5'-hydroxyl-kinase NOL9, which produces MSESEKKPLFIPKEWSDAASSVSCSGSLQPAVALVCGPKDSGKTTFSRNLVKVLLQRYKRVAYLDIDVGQPEFTVPGFLSLTVVDKSILDQDWTAPCLKTPERYYFYGDDSAKRDPKAYLQFVYTLFDYYQLHFCKSSENNKTALPLVINTPGWVKGLGYHVLVDVLRYVSPSHVVKINIEIHKKNLPAGLFWLDGYHDERPHLIEIQSAYPVSYYRSAAEKHARRLMRDRRIIAYFKQCIKGKEVDTTKELSQELASLVPYEVPISSLTITHLHCQIPSSEVFYSLNASIVGLGISSEVFEDLPLCVGLGIVRGIDTERGILYVITPVAENVVEKVDLLWQGYIEIPTSLLGVKDYRSPYLSPYVLAST; this is translated from the exons ATGTCGGAATCAGAAAAGAAACCACTTTTCATACCAAAGGAATGGTCTGATGCAGCGAGTTCCGTTTCCTGCAGCGGTTCGTTGCAACCCGCTGTAGCTTTGGTTTGTGGTCCTAAAGACAGTGGGAAGACTACCTTCTCCCGCAATCTTGTTAAAGTTCTTCTCCAAAG ATACAAGAGGGTTGCTTATTTGGACATTGATGTTGGTCAGCCTGAATTCACCGTACCTGGTTTTCTTTCTCTCACAGTTGTCGATAAATCAATTCTAG ACCAGGATTGGACAGCTCCTTGTTTAAAGACACCGGAGAG ATATTACTTCTATGGTGATGATTCTGCAAAGAGAGATCCAAAGGCTTATCTACAGTTTGTATACACCTTGTTCGACTACTACCAGCTACACTTCTGCAAGTCGAGTGAGAATAATAAGACTGCGTTACCTCTTGTCATTAATACACCAGGCTGGGTTAAAG GTCTTGGCTATCATGTATTGGTGGACGTATTAAGATATGTTTCTCCCTCTCATGTTGTGAAAATCAACATCGAAATTCACAAGAAGAACCTACCAGCTGGTTTGTTCTGGTTAGACGGTTATCATGATGAGAGACCTCATTTGATTGAGATTCAATCTGCTTACCCTGTCAGTTACTATCGATC CGCAGCGGAAAAGCATGCTCGTCGGTTGATGAGGGATAGGCGTATAATCGCCTACTTCAAGCAATGCATTAAAGGAAAAGAAGTGGACACGACCAAAGAGCTATCCCAAGAACTCGCTTCTCTTGTTCCTTACGAGGTTCCAATATCCAGTTTGACCATCACTCATCTACATTGTCAG ATTCCAAGTTCAGAAGTGTTTTATAGTTTGAATGCTTCCATTGTTGGTTTGGGGATTAGCTCTGAAGTGTTTGAAGATTTGCCTTTATGCGTTGGTCTTG GAATCGTGAGGGGAATAGACACAGAGAGAGGGATCTTGTATGTGATCACTCCGGTTGCAGAAAATGTGGTTGAGAAAGTTGATCTTCTATGGCAAGGCTACATTGAGATACCTACTAGTCTTTTGGGTGTGAAAGATTACAGGTCTCCTTATCTATCCCCCTATGTCTTAGCTTCCACCtaa
- the LOC108818379 gene encoding uncharacterized protein LOC108818379 gives MSPSRNTPAWLRPASDHPPPHPPPPPPPTTTKQSPSTLSSGDPNLTTCLYQTDHGVFYLTWSRTFLGGHSLNLFLHSQDYYNRSSPLSFSSADLSLSSSLSFHLTLNTLAFWRRRGSRSVSPKLQVFWDLTRAKFDSGSEPRSGFYIAVIVDGEMALLVGDSVKEAYARVKSAKPPANPQALLLRKEHVFGARVFSTKARFGGKNREISIDCRVDEDARLSFSVDGKLVLQVKRLRWKFRGNEKVEIDGVPVQISWDVYNWLFQSKTSGEGGGGHAVFMFRFESDPEDEERKEEERSDENGVVVWKNPKKQCGGRSLGIKGMVEWRKMKRRFVKSKRSSSSSSISMSSASSACSSSVMEWASSADEAEYGGGGSSGAGSGNGLGFSLLVYAWIK, from the coding sequence atgtCTCCATCTCGCAACACCCCGGCATGGCTCCGCCCTGCTTCCGatcatcctcctcctcatcctcctcctcccccgCCGCCGACGACGACGAAGCAATCACCGTCTACCTTATCCTCCGGCGACCCGAACCTCACAACATGCCTATACCAAACGGACCACGGCGTCTTCTACCTGACATGGTCACGCACTTTCTTAGGAGGCCACTCGCTAAACCTCTTCCTCCACTCCCAAGACTACTACAACCGCTCCTCACCTCTCTCCTTCTCCTCAGCCGATCTCTCCCTCTCCTCCTCCCTCTCCTTCCACCTCACCTTAAACACACTAGCCTTCTGGAGAAGACGCGGATCCAGATCCGTCTCCCCCAAGCTCCAAGTCTTCTGGGACCTCACCCGCGCCAAATTCGACTCCGGATCCGAGCCTAGATCCGGCTTCTACATCGCCGTGATCGTCGACGGCGAGATGGCGCTGCTGGTCGGAGACTCGGTCAAGGAGGCCTACGCGCGCGTCAAGTCGGCGAAACCTCCCGCGAATCCGCAGGCTCTGCTGCTGAGGAAGGAGCACGTGTTCGGAGCTAGGGTTTTCTCGACGAAGGCGAGGTTCGGAGGTAAGAATAGAGAAATATCGATCGACTGCCGCGTCGACGAGGACGCGAGGCTCTCCTTCAGCGTGGATGGGAAGCTTGTGCTGCAGGTGAAGCGGCTGAGGTGGAAGTTCAGAGGGAACGAGAAGGTGGAGATCGACGGGGTCCCTGTTCAGATCTCATGGGACGTTTACAATTGGCTGTTCCAGAGCAAAACGTCCGGGGAGGGAGGAGGAGGACACGCGGTGTTTATGTTTAGGTTCGAGAGCGATCCAGAGGATGAGGagaggaaagaagaagagaggagtgATGAAAACGGCGTCGTTGTGTGGAAGAATCCGAAGAAGCAGTGTGGGGGAAGAAGCTTGGGGATTAAAGGGATGGTGGAGTggaggaagatgaagaggagATTCGTTAAGAGCAAGAGGagttcttcctcttcctccatctCCATGTCTTCGGCCTCGTCGGCTTGTAGCTCGTCGGTTATGGAGTGGGCTAGTAGCGCCGATGAGGCGGAGTACGGAGGAGGAGGTTCTTCCGGTGCCGGCTCCGGGAATGGTCTTGGATTCTCTTTATTGGTTTACGCGTGGATTAAGTga
- the LOC108816374 gene encoding auxin-responsive protein SAUR50 gives MAGGIGKCSKIRHIVKLRQMLRQWRSKARMSSARRCVPSDVPSGHVAVYVGSSCRRFVVRTTHLNHPVLRNLLVKAEEEFGFANHGPLVIPCEESVFEESIRLINRSCRFNCTDDLKKNRQGGSRSKLDLLIESRPLLHGVSDKATIW, from the coding sequence ATGGCTGGAGGTATCGGAAAATGCAGCAAGATCCGACACATTGTGAAGCTGAGACAGATGCTCCGGCAATGGAGGAGCAAGGCGCGAATGTCGTCCGCCAGACGCTGCGTACCGTCGGATGTGCCTTCGGGACACGTGGCGGTCTACGTCGGAAGCAGTTGCAGGAGGTTCGTGGTGCGCACCACGCATCTTAACCACCCGGTTCTCAGGAATCTCTTGGTTAAGGCCGAAGAGGAGTTCGGTTTTGCTAACCACGGTCCGTTGGTTATTCCATGTGAAGAATCGGTTTTCGAGGAATCTATTCGGTTAATAAACCGGTCGTGTCGGTTCAACTGTACCGATGACTTGAAGAAAAACCGCCAAGGTGGCAGTAGGAGCAAGCTGGATCTTTTGATCGAATCTCGGCCGTTGCTTCACGGTGTATCCGATAAGGCTACCATCTGGTGA